TTTGAAGATACTTTAAAAAACGGTGAAAAAGAAACGTGGAAAGCAAAAAAAAGTATAGAAGTTAGGATGGGTAATGCCGGGGGAATTAGTCTGACTTTGAACGATGTTTTTCTTGGTGTGCAGGGTAATACCGGGCAAGTAAAGAGCATATTAATCGATCATGAATTATTAAAGCAACTAAAAGACAACGCGCAAAAAAGATAATTATAGTAGTGTGTACGTGTTTATGCAGGAGAAATTCTTTTCACGCCATAAGACTCATTCTCCTTTTCGTTATACTTATCAATAATATTATAATGTAAGCGAGTCGATGTATGTATGCAGTCAGTATGGTTAGTTTAGGGTGTTCAAAAAATCTTGTTGATAGCGAGGTTATGTTGGGCCTCTTAGCTCAGGCTGGATATACCTTAACAAGTGATTTACATTCATCAGATATTATTATTGTCAATACGTGTAGTTTTATTGAAAGTGCTCAGGAAGAGTCACGAGAGACTATTCTTTCCATGAAGCATTTTTACACTGCCGGAAAGATTATCGTAGTGACTGGCTGCTTTTCTAAGCTTTACAAAAAAGAATTGTCAGACGCAATTGAAAAAAAAGATAGGCAAAAGAATCAGTTTTCAGAGTTAATTAATAGCGTGCATGCATTTTTAGGACCTGGAGATATTTCACGTATTCATGAAGTTATTGATGCAATAGTCACGCAGAAACCATTTCATATGCCCAAAGTGCTTGTTGAGGATAATCCTGCATATATCTATGATCATTCAACACCACGTGCTCGTACGACACCGCCACATACCGCTTACGTAAAAATAGCAGAAGGATGTGCTAATAACTGTACGTATTGTCTCATACCGAGTATACGCGGGGCGTATCGGAGCAGAACTATTGACTCGATCGTTGAAGAAGTCAAAATACTTGCTGATCATGGTGTCGTTGAAGTAAGTCTCATTGCGCAAGACACCACGTGCTATGGAAAAGACACTTACGGAAAACACATGTTGCCGGAACTTCTTGAGGCACTTGCCACACGCACACAGATATGTTGGATACGTGTACTGTATACGCATCCGGCGCATTTTACTAAAGAGCTAGTGAATGTTATTCGTGATATCCCTCAGGTATGTAAATACGTTGATCTCCCAATTCAGCATATAGATGACGCTATTTTAAAGGCTATGGGCCGAAGAGTCAGTTCAAGAGATATATATACATTAATTGATTCAGTGAGAAATGCCATACCTCATGTTACGCTTCGGACATCAGTCATTGTCGGATTTCCTGGCGAAACGGACAGACAGTTTATGAATCTTCTAGATTGTGTTAAGGATATACGTTTTGAAAGACTTGGCGCGTTTACCTATTCGAGAGAGAAGGGAACATCTGCTTACACAATGCCGGATCAAGTTAGTCGCGAAATAAAAGAAATTCGCTTACATGCAATAATGAGTATGCAGCAGGTGATCTCAAAGGAAAAAAATAAACAACTTATTAATACAGTGGTGCCGGTACTTGTTGATGGGCTAGAAGGAAAGGGAAAGTATTTTGGTAGAACTCAAGCTGATGCTCTTGATGTTGATTGTTTAGTCCACGTTAAAGGTAAAAATATAACGCCAGGTAGTTTTGTTGATATGCACGTTAAAAGCGCGAGTGAATATGATATTGAGGGAACAATGATAAGTAAAAAGGTAAAAGTAAAACCAGACAATAGACAACAGACCAGAGACCACAGACTAAAGATTAAAGGTAAAAGCAAGAAGTAAGAAAATTGGAATAGTTGAATAATCATATATGCATATTAAATTTTGTGGTCATAATACTGTGATATATGTATAATTT
This genomic stretch from Candidatus Ancaeobacter aquaticus harbors:
- the rimO gene encoding 30S ribosomal protein S12 methylthiotransferase RimO, translating into MYAVSMVSLGCSKNLVDSEVMLGLLAQAGYTLTSDLHSSDIIIVNTCSFIESAQEESRETILSMKHFYTAGKIIVVTGCFSKLYKKELSDAIEKKDRQKNQFSELINSVHAFLGPGDISRIHEVIDAIVTQKPFHMPKVLVEDNPAYIYDHSTPRARTTPPHTAYVKIAEGCANNCTYCLIPSIRGAYRSRTIDSIVEEVKILADHGVVEVSLIAQDTTCYGKDTYGKHMLPELLEALATRTQICWIRVLYTHPAHFTKELVNVIRDIPQVCKYVDLPIQHIDDAILKAMGRRVSSRDIYTLIDSVRNAIPHVTLRTSVIVGFPGETDRQFMNLLDCVKDIRFERLGAFTYSREKGTSAYTMPDQVSREIKEIRLHAIMSMQQVISKEKNKQLINTVVPVLVDGLEGKGKYFGRTQADALDVDCLVHVKGKNITPGSFVDMHVKSASEYDIEGTMISKKVKVKPDNRQQTRDHRLKIKGKSKK